The Streptomyces sp. NL15-2K genome contains a region encoding:
- a CDS encoding iron ABC transporter permease, whose product MPTSPSTSLATRRPGRTRTAGRKPPLVLLVPACVAALFALLPLGYLAVRALERGPAFAWDVVADERTLHLLARSLGLTAVVVAACLVLGVSLAWLTVRTALPGARAWSVLATLPLAVPSYVAAFAWLSAEPGLAGFGGAALALTLVSFPYVHLPVAAALRGIDPAQEEVARSLGHGPLRTFVRVTLPQLRPAAAGGALLVALYVLSDFGAVSLMRYDTFTRAIHTSYRASFDRTPAAALSVVLVVMTIALVAAEARTRGRAGHARTGTGTARPALPVALGRWRPLALLWCAAVAAVAVAFPLGTLGYWLAVGSSAGRDLGGLAETAWATFGVAAAGAGLTTVLALPVGVIAARHRGRGARLLEQAAYAGHALPGITVALALVFFAVRYAYPLYQQLPLLVGAYAVLFLPVAVAATRAAVLQAPPVLEDVARSLGRRPWQVLREVTVPLAAPGVAAGAALTFVVCMKELPATLLLRPTGMDTLATRLWTETGAGSFAAAAPYAAALILLAAVPSYLLGRHRT is encoded by the coding sequence GTGCCGACATCGCCGTCCACCTCACTGGCGACCCGCAGGCCCGGAAGGACGCGTACGGCAGGCCGGAAGCCACCCCTGGTCCTGCTCGTCCCCGCCTGCGTGGCCGCCCTCTTCGCCCTGCTGCCCCTCGGCTACCTCGCCGTTCGCGCCCTGGAACGCGGCCCGGCCTTCGCCTGGGACGTCGTCGCCGACGAACGCACCCTGCACCTCCTCGCCCGCAGCCTCGGCCTGACCGCCGTGGTCGTGGCGGCCTGCCTGGTGCTGGGCGTCTCGCTGGCCTGGCTGACCGTGCGCACCGCGCTGCCCGGCGCCCGCGCCTGGTCGGTGCTGGCCACGCTGCCGCTGGCGGTGCCCAGTTACGTCGCCGCTTTCGCCTGGCTGTCCGCCGAGCCGGGCCTCGCCGGGTTCGGCGGCGCCGCGCTCGCCCTGACGCTGGTCAGCTTCCCGTACGTCCATCTGCCGGTCGCCGCCGCGCTGCGGGGCATCGACCCGGCTCAGGAGGAGGTGGCGCGCTCCCTCGGGCACGGGCCGCTGCGGACGTTCGTCAGGGTCACGCTCCCGCAGCTGAGACCGGCCGCCGCGGGTGGAGCGCTGCTCGTCGCGCTCTACGTGCTCTCCGACTTCGGCGCGGTGTCCCTGATGCGGTACGACACCTTCACCCGGGCCATCCACACCTCCTACCGCGCCTCCTTCGACCGGACCCCGGCCGCCGCCCTCAGCGTGGTGCTGGTCGTGATGACGATCGCGCTGGTGGCCGCCGAGGCCCGTACGCGCGGACGCGCCGGCCACGCCAGGACCGGCACGGGCACCGCCCGCCCGGCTCTCCCGGTCGCCCTCGGCCGGTGGCGGCCGCTCGCCCTGCTGTGGTGCGCCGCGGTGGCGGCCGTGGCCGTCGCCTTCCCGCTGGGCACCCTCGGCTACTGGCTGGCCGTCGGCAGCTCGGCCGGCCGGGACCTCGGCGGACTCGCGGAGACGGCCTGGGCGACGTTCGGGGTCGCGGCGGCGGGCGCCGGCCTCACCACGGTCCTCGCCCTGCCGGTCGGGGTGATCGCCGCCCGGCACCGGGGCCGCGGCGCCCGTCTGCTGGAGCAGGCGGCGTACGCGGGACACGCGCTGCCCGGCATCACGGTCGCGCTCGCCCTGGTCTTCTTCGCCGTGCGCTACGCCTACCCCCTCTACCAGCAACTCCCGCTGCTGGTAGGCGCCTACGCCGTACTCTTCCTGCCGGTCGCGGTGGCCGCCACCCGCGCGGCCGTGCTCCAGGCCCCGCCCGTCCTGGAGGACGTGGCCCGCTCGCTCGGGCGGCGGCCGTGGCAGGTGCTGCGCGAGGTCACCGTGCCGCTGGCCGCGCCCGGCGTGGCCGCCGGGGCGGCACTCACCTTCGTGGTCTGCATGAAGGAGCTGCCCGCGACCCTGTTGTTGCGCCCCACCGGCATGGACACCCTCGCCACCCGGCTGTGGACCGAGACCGGTGCCGGATCCTTCGCGGCCGCCGCCCCTTACGCCGCCGCGCTGATCCTGCTGGCCGCCGTCCCCTCGTACCTCCTAGGCAGGCACCGGACA